The window CTGCGCACACGcgctccgtgcccccgcccctcacacctgtgccgggcccccctctccctggcctcgcccccttcgtgccgcggtccggccgggcccgggcgggggggggggcgcCGAGTCCGCAacgggaaccgccgccgccatcccgggcccggaaccgatcccgagaccgatcccggacccgaggccgcctcgatccgcccgatggggAGAGGCGGcgccgcccgggacccccggcagttcccaggtgcggtcgggctgtgccccgtggccccgctcctcatgcggccccgccccccgtgccGCTGGCCCGCGACTCTCGCTCGGCGCTTGGTCGAGCCCCGGCCCGACCAGCGGGCCCCGAccccggcggcggccgcggctcgggacggggtctgcagcggggcagagtcctgccggtgtccgccggcggagcggtgccgcctctcccccggccggccccgggtGGCGGGTCTCGGGGGTGGCGGAGCATGGCCGGATTGGGGCTGAGACAAGGCTGGGGACGGGGCACTCCCTCGCCGGGACTCGACTCCCCCTCCTGCCGCGATGCCGGGACGGGGCTGACCGGAAAGCGGGGTGACGGAGCCCGCAAccggagctgggatggggggttcgggtcctgccggtgtccgccctggggtcccgggcggtgccgcctctcccccgtgGGGTGGatcgggatcggtaccgggatcggtaccgggatCGCCGCGGGGAGGGCGGTTCCGGCTGCGGGAGCGCTGCGGGTCCCGGTGCGGACGCGGCGCCCCGGCCTGGGCAGGGccggtcccgcagccccggaGCGCTCCCGGCCCGGTCCCCCCCCGCTCCGCCAGCCCCGAGGCCGCGGCGGGGGCCCGAGCCGCGCTGGGCGCCCTCGTCTCCGTCCTTCCTGCCCCggcccagcagctccgtggGGCTCCGGCCCGCCGCGCCCCAGGGGAATGAGGGGGACGGGCGGGGCGGCGCAAGAAGGGACACCCCGATCACAGCGGGTGATTTTAGCCTTACTCTCTTCCGGAGGACAGGAAGAGGAACCCGGCTGCTCCTCGGCTGGCTCAGAGCTCCCACATGCCAGCGGTGGGAGCTggcttccccaccctgcccacttaagcctgggagagctggagcagcacggAGGGAGGGCAGCGGTGCAGCCGCTAAGACGGGAGCAGGGGCAATTgacagctgcccctcctcaccagactaaaaaaatacccaggtggcttttcagttttggattatctttattttacagtttataaaaagcttttcccaaTGCGTGTGCTCCATGAAACTTCCGTGCCGTCGTGCAAATTGCCGTGGACTTTGACTTCCATGTGCACCTGCTTCACtttcctgccctggccctggcagaggccGCCGCGTCCCTCGGTGGATGAAGGTTCCTGACGGTGCAGCAGCGGCCGCCCGCCGCCTTCGCGGCGCCCCGGGGCAGCTCCACCTCGGGTGTTCAAGGGGAGCTCCTCGGGAGCACGGACCACCCCGTGAGGTGTCCTGCCTTTGCGATGGCATTAATTCCTTCAGGAACACgaataatgtgtttttaaagagctttctCATGAGtgcctcagggaaaaaaaaaaaatgaaattacggGACTAACATCCTAATCTTCATTTCTTGTATCAGAGGTGAATTCTGAAGGCCCAGAGTCTACAATTCACCAAGTGTTTGGGAGGTCCTGGACAGAGAAGTCCATTTTGGGCTACCAAAAGCACTGGGTACTACATACCTTGTAGAGAGCGTCCACCTTGAGAGTAAATCCATCAACTCCGGGCATGCTGCTCACCGAGTGGAACTCCGACAGCTGGGAAGCAAAGTGGGCGTCAAAAAGGCACATCGTGGAAATACTTATCCCTCACTTCTGGCTGGTTTTGGTCCTGGAAAGTCAGAGAAGTGGCGTGAGGGATGCTGTCTGCTTTCCCAAGGGAGGCTGGAAGCCAGAGCCCCACCAAACACCTGTGTCAGGGATCTAGTCCGAATGCCCCATCTCCACACCTACACGTGGGCACCGATTCAGGAACACACTCCAAGGGTGGGGAAAAACTGATCTGGTGTTCacagcttgcagcagcagcagcagcacaaaacatcCCCCACGGGCTCCCTTATCCCtttgcagccaccacctgcggGTTGCCAGAGCAAATCCCAAACgggaagaagcaggagcagagcactcACCAGGAGGAGGAATCGGTGTTTCAGGTACTTGTTGGGCTGGATGCAGCCGTACCGGGGCCCCTCGTTGTAGACGGTACCCGTGGGGTCGAGGAAGGGCACGTagccatccctgcctgtgcacaggttgaccttctccagctgcagcttgtAAGCAGCGTTGAGGTTTTGTTCCGGGTGCCAGAGCACGTGCCCGTACGGGATCTGCCCTGGGGAGGTCGGGACAAAGAGGGGCAGGTGAAATTTCCCAAGCAGGAAAACGCTGCTAGAGCCAAGTGTCCGTgttcagaagggtttgggttgtttgggaAGGGCTCGGTGGGTGGGAGTGACAAAACGCGGTGCCAGAGCACGCTGCTCTTTCACAGGGCTGTAAGATGTCAATGATTGCTGTAGAAGAGGCAA is drawn from Poecile atricapillus isolate bPoeAtr1 chromosome W, bPoeAtr1.hap1, whole genome shotgun sequence and contains these coding sequences:
- the LOC131591543 gene encoding uncharacterized protein LOC131591543, with translation MDYKGAFSKGQIPYGHVLWHPEQNLNAAYKLQLEKVNLCTGRDGYVPFLDPTGTVYNEGPRYGCIQPNKYLKHRFLLLLSEFHSVSSMPGVDGFTLKVDALYKALMRKLFKNTLFVFLKELMPSQRQDTSRGGPCSRGAPLEHPRWSCPGAPRRRRAAAAAPSGTFIHRGTRRPLPGPGQESEAGAHGSQSPRQFARRHGSFMEHTHWEKLFINCKIKIIQN